One window from the genome of Hyperolius riggenbachi isolate aHypRig1 chromosome 6, aHypRig1.pri, whole genome shotgun sequence encodes:
- the LOC137522261 gene encoding piggyBac transposable element-derived protein 4-like, with protein MASSSRRRLCDQELMDVFEDSGSDVESVAEESTDSDIPGDLSSETDATSDSDIEEPVVVRTWCELESLDQVPPPRFPFTGVPGQKRNCDHNPLAYLELFLTEDVIQRIVEETNRYAVQQQGAPLSRFSRSRRWEPVTRDDIWLFLGLIFLQGLVGKPLQKWYWSTNRMIATPFFGCVMPEYRFSLIMKFLHFANNEDFDEATHPAPKLKKIWDIYQMMVGNFRDAYTPDRDVTIDESLMAFKGRLSWVQFIASKRARFGIKSFMLCEAKSGYIWNSIVYTGKGTKFGPQFSEYGLATSSVLTLIEPLLGQGYCLTTDNFYTSPELCDYLIQHKTDSYGTIRPNRRQLPPAFSARRLKKGEIVAWQKGKMMALRWKDKRDVCVLSSVHNAATVHTTTRGSREVDKPQAIVDYNHTMGGVDRADAAMTFYPAVRKQQKKYYKKIFRHLLEQCIWNAYVLFKQNSERPVAHHDFIWQLCENIYLKHPPPESSRVGRRASYVVNPERLTGRHFPEYLPPTAQKPNPTKRCAVCCAKKGPEGKKVRKETRTYCPECDVALCAIPCFKIYHTKEVF; from the coding sequence ATGGCTTCATCCTCCCGGAGGCGTCTATGTGACCAGGAGCTGATGGACGTCTTTGAGGATAGCGGCAGTGATGTCGAGTCTGTGGCGGAGGAATCTACCGACAGTGACATTCCAGGGGATCTGTCATCAGAGACCGACGCCACAAGTGACAGCGACATCGAGGAGCCAGTAGTTGTGCGCACATGGTGTGAGCTGGAGAGCCTGGACCAAGttccgccacccaggttcccttTCACTGGGGTACCTGGGCAGAAGCGCAACTGCGACCACAACCCGCTGGCCTACCTGGAGCTCTTCCTGACCGAGGATGTCATCCAGCGGATTGTAGAGGAGACCAACCGCTACgcagtgcagcagcagggtgctcCTCTCAGCAGgttttccaggagcaggaggtggGAACCGGTCACCAGGGATGACATCTGGTTGTTCCTGGGCCTCATCTTCCTCCAGGGACTGgtcggtaagccgctgcagaagtggtactggtcCACCAACCGGATGATTGCCACTCCGTTCTTTGGTTGTGTGATGCCGGAGTACCGCTTCAGCCTCATCATGAAGTTCTTACACTTCGCGAACAACGAGGACTtcgatgaggccacccatcctgcACCCAAGCTGAAGAAGATCTGGGACATCTACCAGATGATGGTAGGCAATTTCCGGGATGCCTATACACCAGATCGAGATGTCACCATCGACGAAAGTCTCATGGCCTTCAAGGGGAGACTCAGCTGGGTGCAGTTTATCGCATCAAAAAGGGCCCGCTTTGGGATCAAGTCCTTCATGCTTTGTGAGGCCAAGTCtgggtacatctggaactctaTCGTGTACACGGGCAAAGGCACGAAGTTTGGTCCCCAGTTCAGTGAGTATGGGTTGGCTACCTCATCCGTGCTCACTCTCATCGAGCCGTTGCTGGGTCAGGGGTACTGTCTTACGACGGACAACTTTTATACTTCCCCTGAACTTTGTGACTACCTGATCCAGCACAAGACGGATTCATACGGCACAATAAGACCCAACCGGCGCCAACTTCCaccggccttttctgccaggcGTTTGAAAAAGGGAGAAATTGTTGCCTGGCAGAAGGGGAAAATGATGGCCCTGCGGTGGAAGGACAAGCGGGATGTTTGTGTTCTTAGTTCCGTGCACAACGCTGCTACCGTGCACACCACCACCAGAGGTAGCAGGGAGGTGGACAAGCCACAAGCTATAGTGGACTACAACCACACCATGggaggtgtggacagggctgatgctGCCATGACTTTTTATCCGGCTGTCCggaagcagcaaaaaaaatactataaaaaaatTTTTAGGCACCTCCTGGAACAGTGCATATGGAATGCCTATGTCCTGTTCAAGCAAAACAGTGAAAGGCCTGTTGCACACCATGACTTCATTTGGCAGTTGTGCGAAAACATTTACCTGAAGCACCCCCCACCGGAGTCCAGTAGAGTGGGGCGCAGAGCCTCATATGTTGTGAATCCAGAGAGACTGACTGGacgccacttccctgaatatttgcCCCCGACCGCACAAAAGCCTAACCCTACAAAAAGGTGTGCGGTGTGCTGCGCCAAAAAAGGCCCCGAAGGTAAAAAAGTGCGCAAAGAGACACGCACTTATTGTCCGGAATGTGACGTTGCACTTTGTGCTATACCTTGTTTCAAAATCTATCATACGAAGGAGGTATTTTGA